One genomic segment of Aliarcobacter cibarius includes these proteins:
- a CDS encoding helix-turn-helix transcriptional regulator, whose protein sequence is MEKDKFLRIDAVLVQIPVSRATLYRLSKQIKLLRPIKVGGSSFWSQNNINDYFESLKKNNIAA, encoded by the coding sequence ATGGAAAAAGACAAATTTTTACGTATAGATGCTGTGTTAGTTCAAATACCAGTTAGTAGAGCAACGTTATATAGGCTCAGTAAACAAATTAAGCTTTTGAGACCTATTAAAGTAGGAGGTTCAAGCTTTTGGAGTCAAAATAATATTAATGATTATTTTGAAAGTTTAAAAAAGAATAATATAGCAGCATAA
- a CDS encoding PLDc N-terminal domain-containing protein has protein sequence MEIVFILSLIFLVGLGILWLYTLIDALKSEFKDGTNKIVWLIVIFILGPIGSILYIFISKKQKIVQE, from the coding sequence ATGGAAATAGTTTTTATTTTAAGTTTAATTTTCTTAGTAGGATTAGGTATTCTTTGGTTGTATACATTAATAGATGCACTAAAAAGTGAATTTAAAGATGGTACGAATAAAATAGTTTGGTTAATTGTAATATTTATTTTAGGCCCAATCGGGAGTATTTTATATATTTTTATTAGTAAAAAACAAAAAATTGTACAAGAATAA
- a CDS encoding PH domain-containing protein codes for MRKSNFSQTIIDRILNAGTIIIQGTGGSKTPIPTISNPLRFRREFLIIVEEKKK; via the coding sequence ATTAGAAAATCAAATTTTTCACAAACTATTATTGATAGAATTTTAAATGCTGGAACCATTATTATTCAAGGAACTGGTGGAAGTAAAACACCAATCCCTACAATTAGCAATCCACTTAGATTTAGAAGAGAATTTTTAATAATAGTTGAAGAGAAAAAGAAATAA
- a CDS encoding helix-turn-helix domain-containing protein, giving the protein MSIKAINEAFKSNLNGNIKLVLLALADCADDSMSCFPSYSHIAKKASISISTAKRIVKKLEKMQVLKKQHRFKKGKKQQTSNIYTLTFGGSTLTPLKVQNDTTIVSSVTPQDSVTAMTYESSSSLIITQSSVESERDFLDFKNGIVRDFQNKTFAAISEKHIYSICDGLLCINYQKLDKQKAFQEWKYLFINQHLINGKLAENINFINIGKFIKVADAYYKIIDIQNNFYVINVNGSKKCIKICDAEVVNG; this is encoded by the coding sequence ATGAGTATAAAAGCTATAAATGAGGCATTTAAAAGTAATTTAAATGGCAATATAAAGCTAGTGTTATTAGCTTTAGCTGACTGTGCAGACGATAGTATGAGCTGCTTCCCAAGTTATAGTCATATTGCGAAAAAAGCTTCTATCAGCATTTCAACTGCAAAGAGAATAGTTAAAAAACTAGAAAAAATGCAAGTATTAAAAAAACAACATAGATTTAAAAAAGGAAAAAAGCAACAAACAAGCAATATTTATACACTTACTTTTGGTGGTAGCACTTTGACACCACTAAAAGTACAAAATGACACTACTATTGTATCATCAGTGACACCACAAGATAGTGTCACAGCTATGACCTACGAATCATCATCTTCTTTAATCATCACTCAATCCTCAGTAGAAAGTGAGAGAGATTTTTTAGATTTTAAAAATGGGATAGTGAGAGATTTTCAAAATAAAACTTTTGCTGCAATATCTGAAAAACATATTTATTCAATATGTGATGGTTTATTGTGTATAAATTATCAAAAACTTGATAAACAAAAAGCCTTTCAAGAATGGAAATATTTATTCATCAATCAACATTTGATTAATGGTAAATTGGCAGAAAATATTAATTTTATAAATATTGGAAAATTTATTAAAGTTGCAGATGCGTATTACAAAATAATCGATATTCAAAATAATTTTTATGTAATAAATGTAAATGGGTCTAAAAAATGTATTAAAATATGTGATGCCGAGGTAGTAAATGGTTAA